Below is a window of Demequina muriae DNA.
GAGAGCGAACAGCACGTCGGTGGAGCCGATGGCGACCATGACGAGCAGCATGGGCGTCACCATGCGCGTGCCGGCCTCGCGCACCACGATCTTGCCCTCGCGATAGCCGTCGGTCACGGGGAAGAACCGGCGGACGAGCCGCACCATGCGGCCCTCCTCGTAGTCCGGGTGCCCGGCGTCGTCTTCGCTTTCGCGGGCGAGACCCCACGCCGTGTAGATCAGGAAGGCGCCGAAGACATAGAACAGAGCCGAGAATGCGTCGAGGGCCGCTGCCCCCGCCGCGATGAACACGGCGCGAAGGATGAGCGCGATCGCGATGCCCACGAGCAGCACGCGGGAGCGGTACTTGGGCGGCACTGCGAACCTGGACATGATCACGAGGAAGACGAACAGGTTGTCGACCGACAGCGACTTCTCCGTGACATAGCCCGCGAAGTACTCGACCGTGGGGAACTCGGGGTGCCACAGGTGCAATGCAAAGCCGAACATCACGGCGATCGCGATGTAGAACACCGACCACGTGGCGGCCTCGCGGAAGCTCGGCTCGTGCGGCTTGCGGATGACCACCGCGAAGTCGAACACGAAGAGGGCGATGATGAGCGCGATGGTCGCGGTCCA
It encodes the following:
- a CDS encoding TerC family protein; this translates as MTDPFVWTATIALIIALFVFDFAVVIRKPHEPSFREAATWSVFYIAIAVMFGFALHLWHPEFPTVEYFAGYVTEKSLSVDNLFVFLVIMSRFAVPPKYRSRVLLVGIAIALILRAVFIAAGAAALDAFSALFYVFGAFLIYTAWGLARESEDDAGHPDYEEGRMVRLVRRFFPVTDGYREGKIVVREAGTRMVTPMLLVMVAIGSTDVLFALDSIPAIFGLTQDPFIVFTANAFALLGLRQLYFLVEGLLQRLVYLHYGLSAILAFIGVKLVLHALHENNLPFVNGGEGLAVPEISTGLSLTVIVVILTISTVASVVATRNAGRLEDEIEAEEHAESLKPDERP